From one Phytohabitans houttuyneae genomic stretch:
- a CDS encoding alpha/beta fold hydrolase: MSHPLASPTSGRIDLPCGFVAYTTAGSGEPLLVHGLGGTRHTWRYLVEKLAATHTVIAPDLPGHGDSEVPGGDFGPQLNPMLRAATLPAAQVVVAGLAHLPRPLTRPPLRAFLASTRPFRCARADQRRVISRPSDRAPDLKAAPTGGGAK; this comes from the coding sequence ATGAGCCACCCGCTCGCGTCGCCCACATCCGGCCGCATCGACCTGCCCTGCGGTTTCGTCGCCTACACCACCGCCGGATCGGGCGAACCGCTGCTCGTGCATGGGCTCGGCGGGACCCGCCATACCTGGCGGTACCTCGTCGAAAAGCTCGCGGCCACCCACACGGTGATCGCCCCCGACCTGCCCGGCCACGGTGACTCCGAGGTCCCTGGGGGCGACTTCGGTCCGCAGCTCAATCCGATGCTGCGCGCCGCCACGCTGCCCGCCGCCCAGGTCGTCGTCGCCGGCCTCGCACACCTGCCGCGCCCGCTCACCAGGCCGCCGCTGCGTGCGTTTCTCGCCTCGACGCGGCCGTTCCGATGTGCCCGAGCGGACCAGCGCCGGGTCATCAGCCGGCCGAGCGACCGGGCACCAGACCTGAAAGCGGCTCCAACCGGCGGCGGGGCGAAGTGA
- a CDS encoding AI-2E family transporter, with translation MRWTQSVRERARARLAAAQSAAPPPFDADDVTGQGPGQVVMVRPAPTVDDGLPPGVRVAGAWAWRLILFIAAGYVLLRLIAMLRLVVIPVAVALLLAALFQPVVAALRRRGMNRSVAAALVLVGGLLVVLGGLGLIVQTFVSQFDDLSTQVREGVDEVQGWLARGPLHISQTQISDSIDNLQQRLSDNQGMLTSGALSTATTVGEVIAGFFLVMFTLFFFLRDGDRIWRFVCRLLPGPARLPVARAGHYSWHTLVSYVHATVLVAFVDAVGIGLAILRIPLALPLAALVFLTAFIPVIGATLSGAVAVLVALVTQGPVSALILLAIVIGVQQLEGHVLQPLIMGRAVALHPLAVILAIAIGVVTAGIVGALVAVPLLAVGNTAVRYLVAHPTGTPTPDHNPPGTEPTDDDEAEAEQAREAQGARAAPGAAAVPAPGLGMGP, from the coding sequence ATGAGGTGGACACAGTCGGTACGGGAGCGGGCCCGGGCCCGACTGGCCGCCGCCCAGAGCGCCGCGCCGCCACCCTTCGACGCCGACGACGTCACCGGTCAAGGGCCGGGCCAGGTGGTGATGGTGCGGCCAGCGCCGACCGTCGACGACGGCCTGCCCCCGGGTGTACGGGTCGCGGGAGCCTGGGCGTGGCGGCTGATCCTTTTCATCGCCGCCGGCTACGTGCTGCTCCGGCTGATCGCCATGCTCCGCCTCGTCGTCATCCCGGTCGCCGTGGCCCTGCTGCTCGCGGCCCTTTTCCAGCCCGTGGTCGCCGCCCTGCGCCGGCGCGGGATGAACCGATCGGTCGCGGCCGCGCTCGTCCTGGTCGGCGGGCTACTTGTCGTCCTCGGCGGCCTCGGCCTTATCGTGCAGACGTTCGTCTCCCAGTTCGACGACCTGTCCACCCAGGTCCGGGAAGGCGTGGACGAGGTTCAGGGCTGGCTGGCCCGCGGCCCGCTGCACATCTCCCAAACACAGATCAGCGACAGCATCGACAACCTCCAGCAGCGGCTCTCCGACAACCAGGGCATGCTCACCTCCGGCGCCCTGAGTACCGCCACCACCGTCGGCGAGGTGATCGCCGGGTTCTTCCTGGTCATGTTCACCCTGTTCTTCTTCCTGCGCGACGGCGACCGCATCTGGCGGTTCGTCTGCCGCCTGCTGCCCGGTCCCGCCCGCCTACCGGTGGCCCGCGCCGGCCACTACTCCTGGCACACCCTGGTGTCCTACGTGCACGCCACTGTCCTCGTCGCATTCGTCGACGCGGTCGGCATCGGCCTGGCCATCCTGCGGATCCCGCTCGCGCTGCCGCTGGCCGCCCTGGTCTTCCTGACCGCGTTCATCCCGGTCATCGGCGCCACCCTGTCCGGCGCGGTCGCGGTCCTCGTCGCCCTCGTCACCCAGGGGCCGGTCAGCGCCCTGATCCTGCTCGCCATCGTCATCGGCGTCCAACAACTCGAAGGCCACGTCCTGCAGCCGCTCATCATGGGCCGCGCCGTCGCCCTGCATCCCCTCGCCGTCATCCTCGCCATCGCCATCGGTGTGGTCACCGCCGGCATCGTCGGCGCCCTGGTCGCCGTCCCGCTGCTCGCCGTCGGCAACACCGCCGTGCGATACCTGGTCGCCCACCCCACTGGCACACCCACCCCGGACCACAACCCGCCGGGCACCGAACCAACCGACGACGACGAGGCGGAAGCCGAACAGGCCCGCGAAGCCCAAGGCGCGCGGGCAGCGCCAGGCGCCGCGGCGGTGCCGGCACCCGGTCTCGGTATGGGACCTTGA
- a CDS encoding diacylglycerol/lipid kinase family protein: MDVVERSVTRPVRSAVVVNPVKVDDLDEFRATVDGALTAAGWPAPRWYQTTSEEPGRSQTADAVATGAEIVFVAGGDGTILSAVSALMGTDTAMAVLPAGTGNLLAANLGLSTDVAAGLEVALEGGLRRLDVGEVDGQHFTVMAGMGFDARMLDATSDTAKARFGWPAYIAGALRHVTDRRMNVTVRIDGGKPIRRKAQTVLVANVGRLQGGVRLLTEARPDDGLLDVAILTPASCGTGWRWAGR, from the coding sequence ATGGACGTCGTCGAGAGATCCGTGACCCGGCCGGTCCGGTCAGCCGTGGTCGTCAACCCCGTCAAGGTCGACGACCTCGACGAGTTCCGCGCGACTGTCGACGGCGCGCTGACCGCGGCCGGTTGGCCGGCACCGCGGTGGTACCAGACCACTTCGGAGGAGCCCGGACGCAGCCAGACCGCGGACGCGGTCGCCACTGGCGCGGAGATCGTTTTCGTCGCCGGCGGGGACGGCACAATCCTCTCGGCGGTCTCCGCGCTCATGGGCACCGACACCGCGATGGCGGTCCTGCCGGCGGGTACCGGCAACCTGCTCGCCGCGAACCTGGGCCTCTCCACCGATGTGGCCGCCGGGCTCGAAGTGGCCCTGGAAGGCGGCCTGCGCCGGCTGGACGTGGGTGAGGTCGACGGTCAGCACTTCACCGTGATGGCCGGCATGGGCTTCGACGCCCGCATGCTCGACGCGACCTCGGACACCGCGAAGGCACGCTTCGGCTGGCCGGCGTACATCGCCGGAGCCCTGCGACACGTCACGGACCGCCGGATGAACGTCACCGTCCGCATCGACGGCGGCAAGCCGATCCGGCGCAAGGCACAGACCGTGCTCGTGGCCAACGTCGGACGCCTTCAGGGCGGCGTACGCCTGCTGACTGAGGCACGCCCCGACGACGGCCTGCTGGACGTCGCGATCCTGACCCCCGCCTCCTGCGGCACTGGCTGGCGCTGGGCTGGGCGGTAG
- a CDS encoding fatty acid desaturase family protein, with the protein MQSTQAPTLPPVARPAAPSRGSDYAELSRQVKDAGLLERRPGSYARRLAAAVAMCAVAVAALVLIGNSWWQLALAPYWAVVSTQLGFLGHDAGHRQIYTSRHANYVLGVVLANLGVGFSYGWWVDKHNRHHAHPNDEDKDPDVGAGALVFFARQTQASGRVARLFYRYQAWGFFPLLMLEALNLRVASIRYLLADRTRAHMRELLLISVHIAGYLALVFAVLPPGKALAFIAVHQALFGLYLGCSFAPNHKGMPELTPEQEADFLRRQVLTSRNVRGHWLTDYALGGLNYQIEHHLFPSMPRANLRHAQHIVRRFCATNHVSYLETSLIASYAQGLRHLDTVGRG; encoded by the coding sequence ATGCAGTCCACGCAAGCCCCAACCCTCCCGCCTGTCGCCAGACCCGCGGCGCCGTCGCGAGGTAGCGACTATGCCGAACTCTCCCGCCAGGTAAAGGACGCTGGCTTGCTGGAGCGGCGTCCCGGCTCGTACGCCCGCCGGCTGGCGGCCGCCGTGGCCATGTGCGCAGTCGCGGTCGCCGCGCTCGTGCTGATCGGCAACTCGTGGTGGCAGCTCGCGCTGGCACCGTACTGGGCGGTGGTCTCCACCCAGCTCGGTTTCCTGGGCCACGACGCCGGCCACCGCCAGATCTACACGTCCCGGCACGCGAACTACGTCCTCGGTGTCGTGCTCGCCAACCTCGGCGTCGGCTTCAGCTACGGCTGGTGGGTCGACAAACACAACCGCCACCACGCCCACCCCAACGACGAGGACAAGGACCCGGACGTCGGCGCCGGCGCCCTCGTGTTCTTCGCCAGACAAACGCAGGCCAGCGGCCGCGTCGCCCGCCTGTTCTACCGCTACCAGGCCTGGGGGTTCTTCCCGCTGCTGATGCTGGAAGCGCTCAACCTTCGGGTCGCGAGCATCCGGTACCTGCTGGCCGACCGCACCCGCGCGCACATGCGCGAACTGCTGCTGATAAGCGTGCACATCGCCGGGTACCTCGCGCTCGTCTTCGCGGTCCTGCCGCCCGGCAAGGCCCTGGCCTTCATCGCCGTTCACCAGGCCCTGTTCGGCCTGTACCTCGGTTGCTCCTTCGCCCCCAACCACAAGGGCATGCCTGAGCTCACCCCGGAGCAGGAAGCCGACTTCCTGCGCCGCCAGGTCCTCACCTCGCGCAACGTGCGCGGTCACTGGTTGACCGACTACGCCCTGGGCGGCCTCAACTACCAGATCGAGCACCACCTCTTTCCGTCGATGCCCCGAGCCAACCTCCGCCACGCCCAGCACATCGTCCGCAGGTTCTGCGCGACCAACCATGTGTCCTATTTGGAGACAAGCCTGATCGCCTCGTACGCGCAGGGACTGCGTCACCTCGACACCGTCGGACGAGGCTAA
- a CDS encoding alpha/beta fold hydrolase, translated as MRLHVRERADLGSAQPAWVLLHGLAVSHRYLMPTAAALTASPTYVPDLPGFGLSGKPSRVFDPADHAHTVAAWMDAAGIAEAYVLGNSFGCQVAVELAVRRPDLVAALVLVGPTVDPAAPTAGGQIGRWLRDLLSEDPRQAGIIAADVRDAGPRRILGTLRHSVRHDMRRRLREVTAPTLVTRGEHDPIAPHRWISEAAALVRHGSTAQVPRAAHNAVTTAGDVVAAQATQFVAVHARAGRDLGEAR; from the coding sequence GTGCGCCTGCACGTGCGTGAACGCGCCGATCTCGGATCGGCCCAGCCGGCGTGGGTTCTGCTGCACGGTCTCGCGGTATCGCACCGCTACCTGATGCCGACCGCGGCGGCGCTGACCGCAAGCCCGACGTACGTCCCGGATCTTCCCGGCTTCGGGCTGTCGGGCAAACCGTCTCGGGTGTTCGACCCCGCCGATCATGCTCATACCGTCGCGGCGTGGATGGACGCGGCCGGCATTGCCGAGGCATATGTTCTCGGCAACTCGTTCGGCTGCCAGGTCGCGGTCGAGTTGGCGGTGCGGCGACCGGATCTTGTCGCGGCGCTGGTGCTGGTAGGGCCGACGGTCGACCCCGCGGCACCCACCGCCGGAGGGCAGATCGGGCGCTGGCTGCGCGACCTGCTCAGCGAGGACCCGCGCCAGGCAGGCATCATCGCGGCCGACGTCCGCGACGCCGGTCCGCGCAGGATCCTCGGAACCCTGCGCCACAGCGTCCGCCATGACATGCGGCGAAGGCTCCGCGAGGTGACCGCGCCAACGCTCGTGACGCGCGGTGAACACGATCCGATCGCCCCGCACCGCTGGATCAGCGAGGCAGCGGCCCTGGTCCGGCATGGGAGCACCGCACAGGTGCCCAGAGCCGCGCACAACGCGGTGACCACGGCTGGCGACGTCGTCGCCGCGCAGGCCACCCAGTTCGTCGCCGTCCATGCCCGGGCGGGACGCGACCTCGGCGAAGCGCGCTGA
- a CDS encoding ATP-binding protein translates to MSIVVCLPREVESLRVARGVLGAALAALEVTGSCREQLAVVVSEACGNVVAHADGAHAYVLKVNIAAGRCDVKVVDQGGGFVYDAQTPRVQPTAASGRGLYLIDLLTDQLTVTSDLGHGTTVSFTKRLDFTGTPRG, encoded by the coding sequence GTGAGTATCGTCGTGTGCCTGCCCCGTGAGGTCGAGAGCCTTCGGGTTGCTCGCGGCGTCCTTGGCGCCGCCTTGGCGGCCCTGGAGGTGACGGGGAGCTGCCGCGAGCAGCTCGCCGTCGTCGTCAGCGAGGCTTGCGGCAACGTGGTCGCTCACGCCGACGGCGCGCACGCCTATGTCTTGAAGGTAAACATCGCCGCCGGCCGATGCGACGTCAAGGTTGTCGACCAAGGCGGCGGGTTCGTCTACGACGCACAGACCCCTCGGGTCCAACCGACCGCCGCGTCCGGACGCGGTCTCTACCTGATCGACCTGCTGACCGACCAGCTCACCGTGACCAGCGACCTCGGGCACGGCACCACCGTGTCGTTCACCAAGCGTCTGGACTTCACCGGCACGCCGCGCGGATGA